GCAGCATTATGCATCACAGGTGCATCCTCATAAGGATATGTCACAAGCTTATTTTTTGACATATCTTGGTGCATCACATTTCTTACATTTGACAAGCAAAAACCCAAGTCAAAGCTCCAAGGGATTGTGACATTGATAAATGCCGGCAGTGAATCAACACCAATATAAAAGTGTAGTTTATCAAGGATTAGACTCATTACCTGGGTGGTCATTTCAACTCCAATTGCCTCCAGTTGTAAGATTATTCCTGCCTTAAGTGGTTGCACGTATGATAGATCAGGCTGAGAATTCCCCCTGATGATAACTTTAGATTTCAGATCATTCACTATCTCAACATAATAATCTATCTCCTGTGCTTCACAAGAAGCTTGCCTTCTTGTGATTTCCAATAACCTTGAAACAACCTCAAGGTCATCAACACAGGCACATCCCTTCTCAGAACACAATATAAATGTACCAAAAGCCTTGTATTCCTCTATGGCAGATTGAGTAGGACTATCGTAGTGGGAAATGGAAGCTTTTGGAAATAGGTCCTTGTTGCCGACGACATGGAGAAAGCAAGAATTCCATGTTAAACATTCTAACATTGCTTGTCGGAGGCCTTGATTGCCAATAAATGGCGAGCCAAAAGTGATGCAGAGGGGGAGTTTCGGAGGTGGctgatttctttttatgttgtcCAAAAGCCATAAGGTAAATAGAGAAGCAACTGATCCTCCAATTGAGTGTCCGGTCACAATTAATGGAGTGCGCAGCAATTCACCGGTCTTTGAATCATGGATCTAAAAGAGTTCATAATCAGGACCATGATACAGTGAAACAAGACAGGAACATATTTTCGTAAAATAATAATCTCCATGTTGGATCCTTCTCTTATTTTCGTCGTTTAGTCTGGTTTGTCAAGGATCTAGTCATACAAAATCATAAACTTAATTTAAGGACCACAAGAAAATTTGGCGTTTGTGTGTTACTTCAATATGTATTTTCCTAATAATTATGGTCAATGTGTAGTTTTCTGATTCAATGACGTGAGATTTAAATGATTCAATAATGTAAACTTAATGTTGAAAAAAGATTCAGAAGGATACCTGAGTTTTGAGCTGGGACAGCTCCTTAAAATGGGCCTTAAAAAGGGTGATTGCACCTCTATGAATGGAAAACGACCGGTTTCTTTCAGTGCATAAGAAGTCAAAGATAGGTAAATCCATCTCCATGAGAGTTGTTGATGAAACCAAATCTCCTCCCTGTTGAAGAAGTTCTTTCCTTGATAAAGTAGAAGTGGTGAAGGCTATGAGGGTATACTTTGATTTCTTATCGAGCTTGTATCTTAGGGAGAGACTGCAAGAGTCTTGCTGATCTGAACTGGCTTCTGTTTGAAGGTCCTTTATAGCACCGCATGATAGCTCGAGCAAATCAGAGTTCACCACTAAGTCGGCCAAATCTAGTCCACTGATAAATctgcaataaaaaacaagaacaaaacacacacacagaggAACATGGAGCCTGTTAGAAATAAGGACGTAACATTGCTTTAAAATGCAAATTTTACCAGGGAAGGAGGATAGAATATATATAGCTAGAACGTTTTGCTTACAGAGGATGTTGGCTCATTGTTGAGTTGTGCTTTGCTAGATTGGTTTAGGAACACAATTGTAAGAATATAATAGGAAGAGTAATTGTATTTATTGACAAAGGCAGAGATTGAACAGGTCAATTAAAATACACATGTGAATTTCCTCTTGACTTGGTACTCACCTCTTGCCTAttcacatggaaaaaaaattcaatcacaTACTGGGAAATTAGTGTGCAATCTCAATGTGTTTTCCTTGTatctcctgtttttttttccttctttaaacCTATAATTTTTCTTGCTAAAATCCAGAGAAAATTTCCATAGATTCGTTTCTTAGCGCTTACATGCTATCTGGAACCCATCATGTCCCATCATGGCGGCATTGCATTCAATGATATTTTCCGAGAAGTAGTCGACGGATCTATGGCATGCGTTGAGGACTTACTGAACCCAAACTTCTATGAAACTTCTCATGAACTTGGACTTTTAATTACCTGTCTAATCTTTGAAATGTCATTCAGTGGTATTCTTCTGTCGGAATGGATTGCAGGGAATTTATCCAAATTTTCTGCATCATTCTGGCATCCAACAGCCCATTTGATTAGACTTGATTCATTCTAAGGTAAATCTACTAGGGGTTTAGAATTCGAACAGTAGACCAGGAAGCAAGAGTACCTGGCCCGATATTAAACAGTCCTTAGCCCATAGGCAGGCAAGACTGTGAAATGGCCCATTGCTTTCTTCGGCCAGGTTGCAATTTTTAggcaaccaaatattaaaattttgaaagtttacaaaagataaaaattaaaataaaattataaattttaatttctaattaatttaatattaaataataaaattcaactaaacaaaaaattctAGTGAATCAGCATAATTTCCGACTTGGGTCATAGGACCATGATTAttacatagaaaacaaataattttattttttaaatttcaattctcaatcaactcaattttaagataaaaataaaaataaccaaaatcaaTATGGGATAACTTGTCAAACCTAGGTAAGAAGATtaagataactctatagaaaacagttaaaaaaattataaattctaatttccaatcaactcaaAGTTGAATTTTAtcaacccaaataaaaataaaaataaaatgatttgagtTAAAAAGGCTAACCCATAAAATTTACGACACAAGttataagattataataacttcatataaagcaaatcaaaataaattataatattctaTATCCGttaaatccaatattaaaaaaataaattaaaaaaagaaaataacataaaacccTCAAAATTTGAAgtactaaaatgaaaaagagctttacttttcacttttcattgCTATAAAGATGAAAATCCATAATAATAGTGTCAACATCTGATGCGGAGACTATTAAAAAATCTGGATTTGCTATAGAGACTGATGAAGGGCATGGATGAACTATATgccttttaaattgaaaaactagaaacacataataaaattgaatacaagaataaaagtaaaaaaatatatgaaattcttaaacaagaaaaaaaaacttatatatatatatatatatatattaaataatatcttttttattttaaattaatatttttttgtgttttcagatcattttgatgcgctgatatcaaaaataatttttaaaaaataaaaaaaattattttgatacatttccagGTAAAAATCACTTAGAAAAACAACTGCAACCACACAactaccaaacattttatatatgttttttgctGCACATAAACCTCAaccatatataaattttatcaaatacatatttaaatccaactaactatacttttttaaaacttatttttttttcaaaccacaaccataaaaactacttaaaaaacaaacacacgtCCTTTAAGTAAAACAAGAAGGCTTTATAAGAGAAGGGGTAGAATGAGTAAGAAAACACGTATGTAGTGGATATCTAGCCATACCAGTATAAGGTATCTTTGGCTTGAGGGAATTTGTCTGAGAGCGTGTAATCATGCGGGGCTGTGCCGCAGGAGTGATTGTGGAAACATCACGAGAGGAAGAGCTAACAACAATGGTGGAATGGGGAGAGGCATCCCGTGGAGGTACTGGCACTGAAGCATCATCTGAGCATAACATAGTAGGATAAATATCCAAAGATGGATGATTTGTTGCAATGGCCTGATCATGCTGCCCTAGTAGTTAGATTACGGGAATAGCAAATAGAAACTGGTAAGGATAAGATATATGGGGCAGGAGGAGTGGACATGTTCGACTCTTGCTCATATGGAAACAAAGACTCAAAAAATAACATGGCGGGAAACATATATTTTACCCGTGGCCAAGTCAAGACATTTGTAGCCTTGGTTTGAGAGAttgtaaccaagaaaaatacaaggattAGAATGAAAAACAGTTTTATGTTCATTGCAAGCATGTAAATTTGGCCACCAAGCACATCAAAAAACACGCAGGAATAAGTAGTTTGGTTTTTAATGATATGCCAGTTCAAACGGGGATTTGTTGTTAAGAGCTTTGGAGGGAAGACGATTAATAATAAATGTTGCAGTTAAAAGGGGATCTTTCCAATATGTTTTTGGTAATTTAGAATGAGCAAATAAAGCTAATCCCAGTTCAATAATTTGATGATGTAGATATTCAATAGAACCCATTTTTTCATGTGTGTAATAAGGACAAGTTAGATGATATTGAATTTCACAGGTTTTGAAATAAACATTTAAATTGTTTAAGAATATCATGATTTTCTATTTAAGAAAAAGTTAAAGAATTTAATCAAAGATGGTGTCTGGGTGTAGCCTTTGTGATCATCAACACCATGTCGATGGGTCTTTTGACAAAGggcttgtaaacccatttggtATTATTTTACCCAAGACAAGAGAAAAATGATTAGATAATAGTCTGGCAAGAAAACCTAGAGTGCAACTAGTGAAGAAGATGTCGAGAGTCCTATTAATGGTGTTGATGAATTTGTAAGCTCATTTAGTATCCTTGTacctaagaaaaaagaaagcattcCCAGACAAAAGTTTGAGAACAAAAGCCATCATTATTGATAAAGATGATCTAAAGATTTAAGACTGCAACTAGAAAGCCAATCATAAAATTTGAATAGTGAAGATGATCAAAGGATCAGGGAGTTAGATACTcgccaaagaaaagaaagaagattgaaagccaatatttataaaatgtgAATACTGAAGATGATCAAAGGATCAGGGAGTTAGATcgccaaagaaaagaaagaagattgaaaGTGTGCTAGCTTGGTTTGGACCCTGCATCCAATTTCTCTTATCAAATTGTTGGACAATATATGCATTtcgctttttttttaagaaaaaaattaactttcatttattatttttcatcccAATCCTTACTTTTGGacctatataaataaattatttgtattttaagttATATTCTATGCTAACTCATCAAAATCAGTTTGGTGATTTGtatgataataaatttatacGTAAGAATAcaagttaaatttatttctcatgTTGTTTTAGTgatattcattaaaataataactacaAGACAAGAAAAATAAGGGTAAAAGATTTCTAAGGGAGAAAATTATTGGACTCTATGCATTTCtcgttgtttattttattatttttcatcccAATCCTTACTTTTGGACCtctgtaaataaattatttaatatttttataattatataattatataattaaattgattttgaattgatttattatgagatacaaaatctttatattttttttcaactcctCTGAATCACTCTCAACACATCATTCCTAaagataataaacaaaaaatggcTGAACCAACATGATTCTAGTAATAAACAAAATGATGACAGGGAAGATTACAGTCATTTGAACTGTAAAttgagaagaataaaaaataaattacaactcCTAGGTCTCTATCAACATGActcaaaatacatttaaacttTTGTAGTGTGTGAAAGGTTCTAGACATTCTTCAAAAAGACTAGAAGGAAAGAAATTGCAAGTGCAGGTGGTATAATTAAGCCTtgaaaaatttctgaatttagTCACCATCTCATAGTAGCACAAGATTAAATTTCTGACCAAAAGCATAATTTCTGGCATTTATGGTGGTACACACGAATTAGACAAACAAAGTCAATCTTGTCTACCGAAAATTATGACTTGTAATCTACAGTTTGgcagataaaaataaatgtctcCCGATACTAATTGGCTTCAATCCTCCAAAGTCCTAACCTTTGCATTAATTACTCCAGATTACTTTGGAATGCATTTTACGTTGGGGAGAGAGTTTTTAAagaaatgtttgtttttgcaacgattttgcaaaattttgagtttttttatatcttatttaaataaaaataacgtaagaattaaaaaaaaaaaaaccaattttttttatatcttattagTCTACTCTGGCGGCATTGCATTGACTGGCATGCATCAAATAAAAGTCATGTCAGCCTTTAAAATGTTTCATATCTTAGAACAGGTAACATTCACACACACCACACATTTTCCATTCGACTGATCCCCAAACATAGATGCAAGCTACTTCTTTGTAAGAAAAACCCTTCACAGATATTTACACGTCTTTGTAAGAAAAACCCTTCTGTTTGTAAGAAAAACCCTTCACAGATATTTACACGTCTTTGTATACATGCCTTGCTACTTCTTTCCGTGATCATTCCTCTCCATGCTCTTCAACCAACGTTTCCAATTTGCTACCTAGGTTTCTAAACCGTGTCTTTGTATGGCTTCTGTATCCTTTGAGTCTCATTCCTCTTCTTCATCCTCTTCTAGACATGGATCGACCTACGATGTCTTTTTGAGTTTTAGAGGAGCAGATACTCGCAACAATTTTACAGATCATCTTTATGCTGCCTTAGACCAAGCAGGAATCTATACGTTTCGAGACGGTAATGAACTTCCTCCAGGACAGGAAATCTCCTCACAACTCAGTAGTGCAATCCGAGAATCAAGGATTTCTGTAGTGGTTTTCTCCAAAGGCTATGCTTCTTCTAGATGGTGTCTTGACGAACTTGTAAAGATTCTTGAGTGTAGGCATGCCATGGGGCAGCTTCTTGTTCCTATATTCTATGATATCGATCCGTCATATGTGCGAAAACAGAAATGGAATGTTGGTGAAGCTcttaagagaaaagaagaagacttTGAGATTGAAATGGAGAGGTTGAAAAGGTGGAGAGAAGCTCTTGATGAGGCCGGAAATATATCTGGATGGATTCTGAAGGATATGGCAAACGGGTATGTCTTTCTCTCTGTGATCTAATTTCACTCTTCAATAgtgtaatttttaatcaaaacaattcCTGAAACCAATTAGTAAAATCGAAGCAGCCATTGGAGTAGATGCCTAATTGCTTCGATTTAGCATAGCTATGACTAGCCTGATTTCACTCCCATTACTCCCATTATATGTACAGACACACAGACTCTTTAAAAAGCTTCTTTGCATATGGTTAGCTATCTCTTCCGAATATGACTTGATTTTGCAATGAACAGGTATGAATCGAAATTTATTCAAAAGATTGTTGAAGATTTGTTGCATAAATTAGGTCCCGAATGCTTAGACGTTGCCAAGTATCCTGTAGGTATTGAGTCTCGTGTTGATTATATTATTGACCTGCTAAGCATCCACTCAAACGATGTTCGAGTTGTGGGTGTGTATGGGATGCCTGGAATAGGTAAAACAACAATAGCGAAAGCTGTATTTAATCAACTATGTCATGGATTTGAGGGAAGCTCTTTTATTTCGAAtgtcaaagaaaaaacagtAGAGCAATTACAAGAGCAGCTTCTTTGTGATATTTTGAAACCAAATACTTGGAAGATCGATCATGTTTCTAAAGGAGTCAATTTGATGAAAGATCGTTTTCGTCACAAAAGAGTTCTTgttgttcttgatgatgttGATCAACTTAAACAACTAGAAGCATTGGTGAGAGAGAGAAATTGTTTTGGTCCAGGAAGTAGAATAGTCATTACAACGAGAGATGAACATTTTCTAACTCAAATTGAAGTGGATGGGAAATATCATGTTAAGGAATTGCATCAACATGAATCCCTTCAGCTTTTTAGTTTGCACGCCTTTAAGGACACCCATCCAGAGGAGGATTATGTGGAGCTATCGAATGCTATAGTTGACTATGCTGGAGGGGTTCCCTTAGCTCTTGAAGTTTTAGGTTCTTATTTGTTCAGAAGAAACATAACTGTATGGAGAAGTGCTATTAAGAAACTACGGAAAATTCCAAACAGACAAATTCAGAAAACACTTAGAATAAGTTTTGACACCTTGGATGATGACAAAGTGAAGGCCATGTTCCTCGATATTGCATGCTTTTTCATTGGTTGGGACAAAGAATATGTAGTAGAAATACTCGATGGTCGTGGCTTCTTTCCTGATATCGGCATTGATATTCTCATCCAAAGGTCGCTCTTG
This genomic interval from Populus nigra chromosome 11, ddPopNigr1.1, whole genome shotgun sequence contains the following:
- the LOC133668541 gene encoding senescence-associated carboxylesterase 101-like, which codes for MSQHPLFISGLDLADLVVNSDLLELSCGAIKDLQTEASSDQQDSCSLSLRYKLDKKSKYTLIAFTTSTLSRKELLQQGGDLVSSTTLMEMDLPIFDFLCTERNRSFSIHRGAITLFKAHFKELSQLKTQIHDSKTGELLRTPLIVTGHSIGGSVASLFTLWLLDNIKRNQPPPKLPLCITFGSPFIGNQGLRQAMLECLTWNSCFLHVVGNKDLFPKASISHYDSPTQSAIEEYKAFGTFILCSEKGCACVDDLEVVSRLLEITRRQASCEAQEIDYYVEIVNDLKSKVIIRGNSQPDLSYVQPLKAGIILQLEAIGVEMTTQQQQRKVDNKNLISKLEEREKVLMAERVQTMDPRKRLNQIKIKMAHLEWYHKICKTKGIGYYDCYKNQLGSSDRDVTRLKKFLTNYWKNFVEGVERKPQKEGAFIRGTWLYSGRNYRRMVEPLDIAEYYRDSDKRDYQTHGRSRHYILLEQWQEDDDAEKLKSSPNNKKKQNVAGILTEDSCFWAKVEDALISCKLLKSGTSSAVEKQSAKENLDMFEQYAMNQINNYAVSPEIFLKESSFMKWWKTFQEIIETSHDSPLCDFMKNGRYLQYEKGSTFLQ